Proteins encoded in a region of the Pieris napi chromosome 5, ilPieNapi1.2, whole genome shotgun sequence genome:
- the LOC125049424 gene encoding ETS-related transcription factor Elf-3-like — protein MIDYARPYDPNMCEYYMPPSPAPARLDDFQVFKKGTCTYGNYYNTYDVLAEPEVDTATNVYHNLVNLRDSYRPEDWRYKSVFDWTADDTVSWIFDCVIASGFSEYDVPFYNLRIPGIEIRSMGREDILSRMLHSSIDPNRSSRIADVVYEKLQSRLNDEILRQSTVFKYADPYQSQEQTMLDLDYHKNKLYSDYKPNDSSLLQPADSSDDAEDLFGSSAAASPECAYGSDGSKSGDEDERRSKLVKRPPGRPKGSGKKGVKRPRSVSVPEFLRNLLFDERYCPSIIKWEDYSQGKFRFVKPDEVAKLWGQMKQNENMTFEKFSRAMRYHYRQSVLVSVPTARLVYQFGHKGPDFRTDNPNFIKVKSELDVHDMNYSNS, from the exons ATGATTGATTACGCGCGCCCCTACGATCCAAACATGTGCGAGTATTATATGCCTCCGTCGCCGGCGCCCGCGCGCCTTGATGACTTTCAAGTCTTCAAAAAAGGAACCTGTACCTACGGGAACTATTACAACACTTACGATGTCCTCGCCGAACCTGAGGTCGATACTGCGACTAACGTCTACCACAACCTCGTCAACCTCAGAGATTCATACCGCCCAGAAGATTGGAGATACAAAAGCGTCTTCGACTGGACAGCTGACGACACCGTGTCTTGGATCTTCGATTGCGTGATTGCTAGTGGTTTTAGTGAATACGATGTACCGTTCTATAACCTCAGAATTCCCGGTATCGAAATCAGGAGTATGGGAAGGGAAGATATTCTTAGCAGAATGTTGCATTCCAGCATAGATCCAAACCGCTCGAGCAGAATAGCTGATGTGGTATATGAAAAGCTGCAAAGCCGTCTAAATGATGAAATTTTACGGCAATCTACGGTGTTTAAATACGCCGACCCGTATCAAAGTCAGGAACAAACAATGTTAGATTTGGATTATCACAAAAATAAACTGTATTCAGATTACAAGCCTAATGATAGCAGTTTATTACAACCGGCGGACTCTAGCGACGATGCGGAAGATTTGTTTGGTTCTTCAGCCGCCGCCTCTCCTGAATGTGCATATGGTAGTGATGGCAGTAAATCAGGTGATGAAGATGAGAGGCGGTCGAAATTAGTAAAGCGGCCACCAGGTAGGCCAAAAGGAAGCGGCAAAAAGGGCGTGAAGAGACCGAGAAGCGTTTCCGTCCCGGAGTTCCTCAGAAATTTGTTGTTCGATGAGAGATACTGCCCGTCTATTATAAAGTGGGAGGATTACTCGCAAGGAAAGTTCAG GTTCGTGAAACCAGACGAAGTCGCAAAACTTTGGGGACAGATGAAACAGAACGAGAACATGACCTTCGAGAAGTTCAGTAGGGCAATGAGATACCACTATCGGCAATCGGTTCTGGTTTCCGTGCCCACTGCACGCCTCGTCTACCAATTCGGCCACAAGGGTCCAGACTTCAGGACTGATAatccaaattttattaaagtgaaGTCTGAATTAGATGTTCATGATATGAATTACTCAAACTCTTAG